The following coding sequences are from one Nicotiana tomentosiformis chromosome 3, ASM39032v3, whole genome shotgun sequence window:
- the LOC104091618 gene encoding putative lipid-transfer protein DIR1 has protein sequence MDMEHYLAKKPVALALVAILLSSFSIEVSRAQGICNISGEGLMSCKPSVTPPNPSAPTAKCCSALAHADWGCLCSYMNSHWLPSLGVDPTLAMQLPQKCKLPNPPHC, from the coding sequence aTGGACATGGAGCATTACTTGGCCAAAAAACCTGTGGCATTGGCTTTGGTTGCCATTTTGTTGAGCAGTTTTAGCATAGAAGTGTCGAGAGCACAGGGAATATGTAACATATCAGGAGAAGGTTTAATGTCATGTAAACCATCAGTAACACCCCCGAACCCGTCGGCGCCCACAGCCAAGTGCTGCAGCGCGCTGGCACATGCAGACTGGGGATGCCTTTGCTCTTATATGAATTCTCACTGGTTGCCTTCTTTAGGAGTTGATCCAACACTTGCAATGCAACTCCCTCAGAAATGCAAACTCCCTAATCCTCCCCATTGCTAA
- the LOC104091610 gene encoding style cell-cycle inhibitor 1-B → MGSDKKTTEEKRKHKRNSPSSPRDEVKSKRQNIKGDEERRKEKDKSKKEKHKSHKSKCHSSEEKKSGEKHKTKSHKHKDKSKNKFEELSKDDYFSKNNEFASWLKDKKNLFFSDLSSETARNLFSDFVIQWNKGKLDSQYYEGIATGPRSSHAWNIKNRTCLSLMKILSWMPGKITLSVIYQGLRVLRRTVLMIHVNSIVFIHTFDMY, encoded by the exons ATGGGGAGCGATAAGAAGACGACGGAGGAGAAGAGGAAGCATAAGAGAAATTCGCCTTCTTCTCCACGAG ATGAAGTGAAAAGCAAACGCCAGAATATCAAAGGGGATGAAGAGCGAAGGAAAGAAAAGGACAAATCCAAGAAGGAGAAGCACAAATCCCATAAATCCAAATGTCATTCTAGTGAAG AGAAGAAGTCAGGGGAAAAGCACAAAACCAAGAGCCACAAACATAAGGATAAATCG AAAAACAAGTTTGAAGAGTTATCAAAAGATGATTATTTCTCTAAGAACAATGAATTTGCTTCTTGGCTGAAAGATAAGAAGAATTTGTTCTTCTCAGATCTTTCGTCTGAGACTGCACGCAATTTATTCTCTGACTTTGTCATACAATGGAACAAGGGAAAGCTTGACAGCCAATACTATGAGGGAATTGCAACCGGGCCTCGGTCATCCCACGCTTGGAATATCAAAAA CAGAACATGCTTAAGCCTTATGAAGATACTTTCTTGGATGCCTGGTAAAATCACCCTATCTGTTATTTATCAAGGCCTTCGGGTGCTGAGACGGACAGTACTTATGATTCACGTAAACTCAATAGTTTTTATTCATACTTTCGATATGTATTAA